A stretch of DNA from Gasterosteus aculeatus chromosome 7, fGasAcu3.hap1.1, whole genome shotgun sequence:
CTCTTTCAATACAAATAAttacaattgctaatgtatccATATAGTATTTTAAAAGTTTGGAAGGTTTTTTCCGTTTCCTAAGAAGTTATTCCAATATTCCCCATCATAAGAGATTAACGATTAGTCTGAAAAGAGTGACATCTTCCCAACAAACTGTCCCTCTGCGGCTGATCTCCGTGAGAAACGTGCATTTGCTCAAATTAAAACGTCGCTGTACGtcacaataaaaacatcttGTAAAACTAATTTACGATGTATTTTTCCACAACAAGAACCAGAGAGGTGCACGCTGCGCGCCTCCGCTCAATTTAACGTGCGCGCGGCCGATATCCAACCGCGACCGTTAGCCGGGGCCGAGCTAATGCGGTGGTACCAAGGAGGAGAAAAATCTGACCGTCTGTGCCGGGTGATGTGAAAAGTCACAGTATCGCAGCAAAACCGGGGATTCCAGTCGCATGGTTAGGCCTGTCATTGGGATATGAGAATGACCGTTTGTCAAAGGGTAGGTTGTTGTTTATCTACGCACgtctacatttttgtttttgccacttGGAGAGACTGGTTATATTTGACGAAGAACCGCGGTCCCTGCGCTTTCCCGTTCCGATCGCAAAATGGCGGAGAGGCCGCTAGCTGGGCTAAGCTAAGGTGCAAAGTTGGCATTCGCAAGAGCATCGATTTGAAAACAGAACGTCAAGATAATCTGACGGCGATATTAATCCACTACATTGAACATGTTGGTCATATCCAAACTACTTCTGCGTATACAGATCGATGTGGGATTTGTACCGAGACACTTGTTGTGACACCTAGCTGAGCGTTCGGCTAACGCAGCGACGTCTATTTCTGGAAGTTCTTTGGGGATGAGCTAACGTGGTGCGATAGCCGGCTAAGCTAACGTAGGTGCTGTCAGTTTGCTGCCGTATTTTTATATTGCCCTGtgcaaataaatgtttgctGTGGATTTTGCTAGAAAATGCTCAAGTCAAACgctgagtgtttttattctagAAGTTGTTGCGGACACCTCCGCGTTGGTATGAATAACAACGTAAAACCAGTGTTGTAACGTTACCGGGGAATAACATCTAGCTAATAGCCATATTATCAAACCTGTTAAATATgacatttccctttttaattgTAACGAacaactgtttgtttttcatacaTAGGGCTGTGTTCCTTAGCCCCTTGTTGTCATAGACCAAcgccctttgtgtgtgttttgtgtagtgGCTGTGTGGTATAAATCTAGTCTGCTCAAACTGACAGTACCAGTCAGCGTCTACGTTttcgtgctaagctaacgttagctggaaAGGGCGTTGCTGAGCCATTGCTGCAACTTTGCCCTTGTGGCCATGGAAGCCTGGAAAGACGTCACACGGGCCACATTTTCAACCGAGTAACGTTGCAGATCTCTGAAAAATATTAAAGCAGCCTTTCGCCAATTTGAGTGTTTTTACAGTTAACTGTAAGGCAACGTCCTTATGGTTGAGTAACCCCAATCAGGGTGGAGACTTGAAAGGGGACCAGGAATACTGATAATCAACAAAGCTGTGCAGATTTAAACGAGATGTCTATAGCTGTCTGATGAGGTGGGTTTAATACCAAATGAATGCCTTTTAGTAATAGTCCAGTAGCTGCTTGTGCATGGCATTAACTGTGGAAAAGGTTATGAACTTTTCagagttcaaatatatattttatgtactCTCATTAtctgtttaaaattgtttaacttttttttaaataagtggAAAATCGAATGTATATGTTTTGACGTCATGTTATTCCATCAGGCTTGTCACATTTTTATATTGGACTGTTGGCATTGATAACATTTAGATAAAGGTTGAGTAaggtgtgtttaaaaaaatgtattgtagcCAAGGAGACTGGTATTGCAAGAAATCCGTCTATAGAGAGACTGCAGAGATTAATATAAACGTAACGGTCGGGTGGGCTGCCAGTTACAGTGAAAACATGAATCGACCTGAAGTTTGATATGTAATCAAACATTGCGGTGTGGTTCAGTTTTGTAAGCAGGAACTTGTTTGGCCTGAAGGTCACCCATAAGGAGGGGCGTTGTACCACAGCTGATACAGGATGACTGCAGCTGGATATTCCACCAGAATGTATGCAGGTCACTAGTTTTATTGCCTTATTCTTTACTTGGATAAACATTGGTTACTCAGTAATTCAAAGTGGTTCGCTAATGCTAATCACACCTGCTTTTAGAAACAACATTGAAATAGCAAATACTTGTCAATTGAAAGGAAAGTAATTCTTAATCTTTTTATTTGAGTTCCAAAGTCTATAAACAAGTGAGAATGACCGTTCTGTACTTCCAACTTCTCCAATTTGATGTTTTCTCTGCCTCCTACTTCTCCAATTTGAGGATTTGGTTTCTGgaagttattttctttttttaatttaaagggCTGTTTTCACAAACCACAGTCATGATCAAAAAACATGATCATCGAGAGCCCAGATGTAGTCAAATCCTCCTCTCGTCCTATTCGGCTCCCACCATTATCATTATTGTTGTCCCTGCTTCGTATGAATGAGTAGAACATTCTGTTGCACAGGTGAGACCTCGCATAGTATCTCCTGTCATTGGTCTATTAATGGCTCATCAATGGCTGATTGATGACATGATGTGTGAAAAAGCTTTGAGGACAGTTCTATAAAAGTGCAGTCCAGTTATGAGTAAATACAGAAGGCCGTGAGGCTGCTCCATCTCCTAATGACCGCTACAGTTTCCCCAGTGGTCGTCCTGCTGTTCACGCAGTTGGTCGCCACTACAAAGACGCGTGTACTTGACATTTACACCTAATTGGGATTCGGGTCATTTACTATTGTTTTTCTGCTGATGCTATGTTTGATCTGATTAAATTTGCATTGGACATTGGACATTATACAATAGTCCTACTGATGTAATCAATTAACTGCTGTTCATCTTGATGCTATTTAGATTTTGATGTCAAAGCGTCAAAATTAAACTTTTCTGCCGTTGACTTTGTGTGTTCTCTGCAAGCTCTGCATCTCTCTGTAACAGTATTGTACATCCACAAGTGTTTCTGTAGATCACAACAACTCCAACAGCAATGTTTCTTCTCTTTAGCTGATGCTATTATCCTAAATGCATTTGTATTGCCTACTCAAGGTCTAATCCTACTTGGCAACATCATATTATCAATAATGTTGTTAACTTTATATTGTGTAACTTTCCTAATAGCCGGACCGTTCCGTATTCCCGTCAGGTAGTTCATGATGTATCTGGCGAGCTGAATATAGAAGGCTATGTTGTTGTTTCAGTGTGACAGATTTCCGGTACATTAAAGTATCGAATGGGACTCCCCATTGATAAAGGACTCTCGTCGGGATCGAGACCGTGAGACTAATTATTGGGGTGGTTCTTTGACCGTGGGCCTGTTATCTGTTGTAATGTTAAATTGAACAGATTTGTCATGTTATTTTCCCCAAATTACGGTTTTAGGGATCAAACTACTGACAATTCTttatgttaataaaaaaaatcctgtttttgagtaagcttttaaaatgtcagaaaagtaCATAGTAAAAGAAAAATAGCAAATCCTCACAGTTTAGAAGCTCTCATCTTAATTCATTAATTACTTAAGTAGGCATTTAGTTCAAAATAGTTTATTATTATAGTTCATTATACTTTCAAGATGGTTGAAAGCAATTATTTTCAACTATCTTTAAAAAAGCCAAACTCCCGACCACCTAATCTTCATACTAGCAGTAATACTGAAATAATAAAACTTATCTTGAGGTCCAAGTCCGATGACAAATATGTTTATCACCAGTAGTTGATGACAAGCAATGTGCAAATACAAAGTACATTTTATAATAAAACTGCAAACCTTTTACTGTCTTCTCTTTTGGCAGAATATGTGTAATTTTTTAACGCAATCGTATTATTACgttgaatttgttttatatGATCACACCAGTTGTAAGAAATTCCTCCCTACTTTATTACTTATCGATACGCCGACGGGCCCTTGAACACTTCTTCATTTATGACTCGGATCATGTTCTCACTGTGTTCTTGAGCTTCGATAACCTCATTTGTCTTTCAATGCAGTTTtaccttctctctgtctgcaaCCAGGCCTCATACTGTCGCTGGCTCAGTTTATGTTTTCCTTTAAAACCTTTCTCTCGCGTACAGTTGCTCAGCCGTCTCAGACAGGTGCACAAGCACACAATTGTCTCTGTTTACGTAACAGTTTGGAGGTTAGTCAGTTTAGTCGACTGGCTATTTTTGAGCAACGCTGAGAATGCTGTTTGGCTAAAGTCATTAGCTTAGTCTCGTCAGCTCACATCTCATGTTTGGAGGCAGGACAGAGTTCTTTCTAGGACACATCATACGTGTCCCTGGGTAAAGGCCTGTGTCTGCAGTAGTGCTGCCACTGAAGCTGTCTGCTCATCTAGGAAATAGAAATGTACGCAAAAAGCATAGAAACTGGCAACTGGCAGCAGACGGTGAGACTCACAAGAACGAGGCACCAGACATTAATTTAGACAAGGACGGCTTACTGTCAAGGTCCCCTCTCTGTGTCGGGGGTTAATCCTGTTAGCCACCGTCCCGGTCCTTCTTTGCATGCACGGTCAGCTGTATGGAGGACGTGTGGTCTCTATTACTTGgaaacgcacacgcagacactcTAGGTTGTCTGGTCTAGCCACTAAGCAGCTTAGTTCTGCTGCTGCCCCAGGTGGACGCTCAGCAGGTAAATGGTCTCCTCAGCTTCACAATCACTGAGTGggttttttaaatctttaaatctTTCATCGGAAATGTTGTCCCACATGAGTGTAAGGAATCAGTCATTCCCTGACGATCCTTTGCTAATGCAACGGCCAGAGGTTTGTCAAGTCATTGAAGTCTCTGGTGTGAACGAGCCTCTAAAATGCTTTTCCTCACTTCccagtgtttccccaaccattGAAACACTCTCCAAAAAAAGTCTAGAACTGAAAAGCACGGCAGTTCCTCACCGACATGTGAGCGAATATgtcacccccccacccgccctgaAGTTGCCTCTGTAATTAATTCAGCCGAGCCTTGttgaaatgtgatttatttgtattttgaggAGTTGTCTTGTAAGAGAGTCGTACATTTAGCTGTCACTCATATGTACTCTTTCAATCCTGAAAtatgtatgttgttgttttttttaaagtttccctctcccttctctcctcatcAGGTGATGGGCACGACTGATTGTTGATCAAGATTGTGGCCGCTGAAAACTCGTGGAGCCTCCGCTCAACAGTTGATTGACAGCAGCACCTCCAGTTCAACTCCCTCTTCGCGTGCACTCTCTTCACCGCCTCCGAAGGAAGAGCATCACCGAGGGATCCGACCGCCGCGCGCTTCCCcagccagaccccccccccccccccccagaacatCACCTCACCCTCACCTCCCCCAAGAGGGAGAGCACAGCAGCCAACATGGTGCtgtcacagagacaaagagatgaACTGTGAGTGCCTGGATATAAATATTTGCTCGTTACAAGTAAACACAAGAGTAACAAAGAGGCCTGTGCGTCTTTTTAGCCAGACTTCCAGGTGTTCCCACAAGCCCAGATGTATGTCAGACGGAGCACACTGGAATATGTTAAGCTGTCTAGGGGGAATAATCCGGTGGAGGTTGATGCAGGTGTTCTACCTTTACGAGAATCTGTATTCATTGAGGAAATGTGAAGAGATGTGCGCTCCGAGGTGCTTCATTTGGTAGCTGCTCAGTGAATATTTCATAAGGCACATGACAGGGGGGCAAACCCTGTGAGGGGGatgggggcaggaggaggaacgcAGCCGTGTGCCTGGTGGATTCATACAGCTCCCCATTTCATTAACACCCAGGCCACACGGAGCACAATACAGAAGGTGTTTTATATTATCGTCATGGTGCAACTTTTTGGTCAAGTATGTCTGGATTGTGAAGAGGattttataaaaaatgatttgattGCAATAACTTTGGCAAAGTCCGTCTGCCAGTGATGGCCCACAGTTCAGACCGACAGTCTTATCAGGGTTCTATTTCTAAGCCGTTCAAAATGGCCCTGAAGCTGCAGCCTAAATTTAGCAGTTACTCATGAATTATTCGCCCTTCTTCTCGTGAAAGCGCTGCCTCTCTTCTTTGTATTCCTTAATTCGTAAGTCGTCGTGTGAGTCTGTACTTTGTATTTAAGGGTGTGTTTCCATGTGTTGGGGGTTTCCCTATCCTTACCTTGTCAATAATCGGTTCTCCCTCTTTGTGACTGGTTTCCATAGAAacctaaaacaaaagaaaccagTGATTCAATCCTTGTGTTCTGTGTTCATCACTGAAGAATTGTAGTTTCTCGTGGCACTTACACAAATATGTTAACATTTAAGGTGGAACTGTGAAACTTTAATCCCATGTGTCTTTTACTGTGTTGCACAGGTGGAGCTAATGTTTAACATGACCCCATCCCTTTATTGgataaaatgaattcatttagCACGGTTTTGTACTTCAAGAAATGTAATGGCACTGATACAGACCACTTTAGAAGCTACATGCGAGCATCTCTGAGGATCAAATCTGTGATTGACGTCAagttaacacttttttttttttttaatttatagaAACCGAGCTATAGCCGACTATCTCCGTTCCAATGGATACGAAGAGGCCTATTCCACCTTCAAAAAAGAGGCTGAGTTGGATATGGTGAGGAGAGATGGGTGCACAAAAATCTATAAAGGACAATACCATTCTGTCCATTCGAAGAATATGGATCCCTTTCTCAGTGTCTTCCTTTTCTCCATCCATAGAATGAGGAGGTAGATAAAAAGTATGCGGGCCTTTTGGAAAAGAAATGGACCTCGGTCATCCGATTACAAAAGAAGGTCAGTAATGTTTGTGTGCTCAGTATATTTTAAATTTGCCtgatgtttttaaaacatgCTGTAAACCtaccttaaaacaaaaaaccttttttttaaatcttcactACTAGAGGGACAACATAAAGTAGTCCTCCTGACTCCCTTTTTCTCCTCGTCACCATTCTGCCGCAGGTGATGGAGCTGGAATCAAAGTTGAATGAGGCAAAGGAGGAGATGACACACGGCGGACCTGTGGGTCAGAAGAGGGACCCCAAGGAGTGGATCCCCCGCCCCCCAGAGAGATACGCCCTGAGCGGGCACCGCGCTCCAGTCACGCGTGTCATATTCCACCCAGTCTTCTCCGTCATGGTCACAGCCTCCGAGGATGCGACCAtcaaggtgtgtgcgtgtgtgtgtgcgcgtgtgcgtgtgcgcgtgtgcgtgtgcgcgtgcgggaGTGCGCCATGGTAACTCACTAAGATGCCCACCCCCCTGGATTCACTGCAATATCCCTGTTGCGTTATGAATCTTAGCTAATTCTTATTTTTTCATGTGTGCATGGGATAACTTTCTGTTTTCTGCTTTGTCACTAATCGTTGATGCTCGTGTTGTCAGAGCTTTCGGTTTAAACTCGTCCTTAgtctttgcttttttatttactcacttaACGGTGTCAGCAGACTGTttgattaatatatataacatgaTTTTAGCTGAATTGATATTCTGAAGCATGCACTGTTTAAACAGTTTAACCTGCACGTCTTTAATGCCAAAACGCATGATGAGACGTGCATTCCATTCTGCCTGTTGAATTAAACGGCAAAACATTTATGGTCTGATTCTTGAAACCACGGAAACGTGACCAATCACTGAATTCCTGTGAGATGATATGGAACGTGACATTCAATTATGTCAATAGTTTTTTTTGCCTAGACTTAATAAAGTGACCCAAATCAGTAATGTCATGGTCACATATGATTTTTAGGTGGGATAAACATCTCTGATACCCCTGTGTTTAGGTGTGGGACTATGAGGCCGGGGACTTTGAGCGGACCCTGAAGGGCCACACGGATTCTGTGCAGGACATCTCCTTTGACCAGACGGGGAAGTTGCTGGCTTCATGTTCAGCTGACATGAGCATCAAACTCTGGGACTTTCAGGGGTTTGAGTGCATCCGAACAATGCATGGTAAGAAAtattacagaaataaataacaggAGCAACTGTGAAAGTGTTCTCAATGATACCGATgcacaatgtttttctttgtgcaaTTTGATTTTGAAATATTACAATTTCTTAACTACTAgatttatttgccttttttatttgataGATTTCAAGTATCAACATAACTCTGACCCTTTGCATGACTAAACTCTTGACCGTGTCTTCCAGGCCACGACCACAATGTGTCGTCTGTAGCAATCATGCCAAATGGGGACCACATAGTGTCCGCCTCAAGAGACAAGACCATGAAGATGTGGGAGGTGGCCACTGGGTGAGTTAGCTGGACAGAGCTTCAGCTCTCACTGCCACAAGCTCCGATACAGACTGAGATTCCTGTCATTCTATTTTCCATCTTCTTTTCCATGGTCTTAATTTGTTCCCCAGTAATAATGCAATGAATGTTCATTGCAGCTCCCGATTGAACTTGTCCCATTCACATCTACAGGTACTGTGTGAAGACGTTCACAGGCCACAGGGAATGGGTAAGGATGGTGCGTCCCAACCAGGACGGCTCGTTGCTTGCGAGCTGCTCCAACGACCAGACAGTGCGTGTCTGGGTGGTCGCCTCCAAGGAGTGCAAAGCTGAGTTACGGGAGCATGAACATGTGGTAGAGTGTATCGCCTGGGCCCCTGACAGTGCTCACCCCACCATCCTGGAGGCCACAGGCTCCGAGGtatgtgcagctgctgcaggatctAATATTCACCTACAGAGgatgtttgtgtacatttggtacagctggagggggggggggggggggtcacatagCAAGTACTGAGAGCATCATAAGACATGTATGCACTTTTATCAAATACAACTGTGGCATTATGGAAAAGGGCCTTTTTCAGCAAAGCCATTGAGGCTTTTATGAAGATTATCAAGCTAATAATTAAGTTTCATCCCCcaaatattgtctttttttttttttttttaaaggacatttACATACCTGCATACATGTTCTTAGCCCAGTATACAGGCAGGCATCTCttatctgtttctgttttgtccATGTCTCCCTGTTTTGCAGACCAAGAAGAGTGGTAAACCTggccccttcctcctctccggaTCGAGAGATAAAACGATTAAGATGTGGGACGTCAGCATCGGCATCTGCCTCATGACTCTGGTGAGTGGGTCTGACCTCTGGCACTGTCTCGTGTTTTTTGTGCTCAGCAGTGGGGTGAGAGTGGGGTCTAAACGCCTGCTCTCTTCAGGTGGGACACGACAACTGGGTGCGCGGCGTGTTGGTTCACCCCGGAGGGAGATTCATAGTGAGCTGTGCCGACGATAAAACCCTTCGGATCTGGGACTACAAGAACAAACGCTGCATGAAGACGTTGTGTGCCCACGAACACTTCGTTACCTCTCTGGGTAAGACGCGGTGACGagtgggatttaaaaaaaacatcccccaTTAACCAGAGTTTATCTTCAGCATCCCTGAACAAATGTTTACCTCTGTTGCAGATTTCCACAAGACTGCTCCCTACGTGGTGACGGGCAGTGTCGATCAGACAGTCAAAGTCTGGGAGTGCCGCTGAGACTGCTCCCCCACCTCTTGCCCTGTCCTGCCCCGCCCCTCCCACCTTTCCCCCTCCCCAAGCCCTGAAGCAGCccttagaccccccccccctctcttccttcgGTCCTTACGTCTCGCACTCCAAACCAGAGTGGACCATGGCGCTTCACCTTCTCCCCGTCCACTGtccgttacccccccccccccctcctacatCGGTCCAGCCCTATTAAGATGACTATTGTCCTTTTATGTAAATTATTCTGGATGTAGGGTTCGCTTAATAAATGTCACGCAATCTctgacacataaacacactcagAAGACGAGAAGTATTCCTTGCATGGtgattcaaacaaacaaaaaaagttgtatACTGTTTAAATTTGCCGACCTTGCACCCTGTTCTTGTGGGGTCAGAGGCTAAATGTCCTTGTGTGCTGGTGCAGGCGGATTCCAGTAAACTGACAGTGCACAAGAACCAATGGCAACCCGCTATGAGGGGGTTtagctttttctgttttattctaCTCCATTGCTTACATTGTGGTGTTCTGAGACACCATGGATGGTGATGGAGAAGGTGTGAGGAAAGAAAGCATATAAGAAAGAATGAGCGGAAGCTGTCCAGGGGTAGGTGAAGAAAAGATGAAGCAGGATGCAGCTCCATAGTCACCTCACAATAGGTTCTGTGGGCGAGTGCacgtgtacatgtgtgtatactttgaatgtgtgtgtgtttattacgACAGGAGAATCTGTCCACCGTCTCTGCTCTGATgctcagaggagagagaggaggcgaaGCTTCTCGTCCACCGTGTTCATTCATACTACTTCATCTCTTTTACAAACTTGCTTTCTAGTAGACACTCACAGGACCTTAACGATCCCCAAGCTGCTGAGCGCACAGGCACACGCCTCCATAGCAAAGTGTGTTTGACAGAGGAAAAAGTCTGCTCACCTTCTaatgaggtttgtgtgtgtgtgtgtgtgtgtgtgtgtgtatgtcgcCCCAGAGAATTGCCCTGTGCCCTCTTGCTCACTCTCTCTGCCTTGTTAACCCTTCGAGGGCTCCTTCACACAGGATTTTCATTCTGCTTTCTGTGGTCTCACtgctctctaacacacacatgcactcacaaatacacatacacgcacagTTAAACTTGTGTATCAATATATCTGGATGTCATTGTTTGcaacataatgaaataaaattctGTAAATATAGTTGATCTATTTGTATTCTTTCTTTGAGGAAAGAAGGTGAAATGAGATGAAGGAAAACGCGTGCGTGCCAGAAATGACTAAAGCGAAATGAATGAAGTAAAAGCAGCAATGCTCACAAGGAGTGTTTGTAGCTTCTATGTACCTGTCTGCATATTCCCAAACTATTTTTAATCTGTGTGGCTGTAAAACTTGGTTGTTTCAGACTAATCTAGTTCAGTGGAAAAGGTGACCAGTGCCTGTGGcacaagaaaaaaagtttaGATGTTGTGACTTTGGTTTGAGAACTTAAGGGAAAGAAGTGGGTCACTGGAGACAAAcgggaaacattttatttatgtataccTATCTGACTGGTtaacagatgatgatgatgatatggTGCTACACCGTCGCCTCTTGGCATCTTTTAAGTGACTTCAATCTGAGCTGATGTCAGACGTTGATATTCACTGCGGATTTGATTCACATAATAAGAAATCAGCCCTGACCTAGTtgtaggttttatttttttaaatcttattaAATGAAAGATAAGATCACCTATGTGGTTTCAGATGCCAGGTGTGATGTAGAgagacatttgaaatgaattcctCTGGTACAGCCTGCTTCCTCCCGTTGCCAGCGCCGACTGGAAAAGCCAAAACATCAGGAGGCAAAAAGGGACGGATCAGACCTCCTTATCAATTATGTACAGTACCCCAGCCTACTtctgtgtgctcacacacacacacacctgctcactCACCCACACAGCAATTACTCTCTCCCAGCGCTCTGCAGTATCCCAGCAACAGTTGCTAGGATTGCAAGTGTGCAAGCACCACACCTTGCTCCGTCCTGAAGGCCTGAGGGGAGCAGAGAAAGACGCCGATCCCAAACGGCAAGGCACAAGGCCTGTGTGGTGAAAGGGGACCGACTATGGGAACAAagtagggagggggggactgaaaaactgttgtgtgtgtgtgggtgtgcagagAAGTGGCTTCACAGGACCTTATGAAAAGATAATAAACCTGTCTCAAGTCTGAAAGTCTGTCTAGTTTCCTCAACGGAGGCACCGGAGTAGAAACATTGGCCCACATCTGCCAGCCCGGCCTCCCTCTCTCATATCCATGCCTAGCAGACACTTCCCCCTCCTGCGAAGCAAGAAGAAGCCCACTTCCTCATTTATATTTCTTCTAGGTCGCCCGTTCCTCTCCCATCCGACCCAACCGGCGCAGAGCGAAAGTGAAATGAGCAGCAGACAGGGGTGTAAACCAGCGTTGATTCCGGCCCGCTGGCGTGATATGGAAGCGTCGCAGAGGTTTTCAAGGTCACCCGCCGCGTGCTGCAGGCGGGCAGACGGGCAGGTATCGACCCTCTCTGAGAAGGGTCTCAGATGGAACAGGCTCGTTTGGCCCGGCTGGAGGTTCTTTACTAACGCGTGCAGGCGGATACGGTGTATCATATTGACACGTGGGTTTGTGTGTCATCCCGGTACGCACCCTGCGTGGGTCACACTACAGATCACGTGATCAGCGTTCTAATCCCCGCAAAGCCTCGGTAGGAAGGTGGGATgaggtatttttttaattcttttttgtttttgttttacagcaTGTTGCGCCCTCTAGTGGTGGAATGTGTAGAAAGGGTCCAATGTCcctaaaaggaaagaaagctgCGGTTTCTC
This window harbors:
- the LOC120821788 gene encoding lissencephaly-1 homolog A, coding for MVLSQRQRDELNRAIADYLRSNGYEEAYSTFKKEAELDMNEEVDKKYAGLLEKKWTSVIRLQKKVMELESKLNEAKEEMTHGGPVGQKRDPKEWIPRPPERYALSGHRAPVTRVIFHPVFSVMVTASEDATIKVWDYEAGDFERTLKGHTDSVQDISFDQTGKLLASCSADMSIKLWDFQGFECIRTMHGHDHNVSSVAIMPNGDHIVSASRDKTMKMWEVATGYCVKTFTGHREWVRMVRPNQDGSLLASCSNDQTVRVWVVASKECKAELREHEHVVECIAWAPDSAHPTILEATGSETKKSGKPGPFLLSGSRDKTIKMWDVSIGICLMTLVGHDNWVRGVLVHPGGRFIVSCADDKTLRIWDYKNKRCMKTLCAHEHFVTSLDFHKTAPYVVTGSVDQTVKVWECR